The following coding sequences lie in one Metopolophium dirhodum isolate CAU chromosome 5, ASM1992520v1, whole genome shotgun sequence genomic window:
- the LOC132944934 gene encoding modular serine protease-like isoform X4 gives MFSCINEECIDASSICDGVADCSDKSDETQSLCAPLFKTCPGSAFRCKYGACVSKNAKCNGRKDCVDGSDEQLPECKKLGLSIPSSPTRPQQTQVASQAKCLPREEYRCTSGQCIDVTSICDGTSDCNDGSDETSELCKSRVCPTSTFTCNYGACISKQRKCDGSQQCADGSDEAGCGSNGDRKPSSSVNPTSQFTQRPTTYQTSRPTTQRTTTHANNMKSCMVPYMEGTVYSLFETESDQNPSLSPGSFVDPSTAVEESCEEGYYKTTSNRIIICSGNGKWKPKADKLCLKKCPSVFSESLDVECIFNGIKDDCSNPSIPGTVLTPKCKVTHTIPNGQIETPIKLRCQQDGKWSDRLYTCIPYCGRPYTPNQVLILDGTEAKYGSAPWNVGVYRKSTRNSFNMICGGSLIATNLVVSAAHCFWQEKLTSRILLNDGTYKVGVGKYNSDITIKDNEFTQIIDVGLIYLREGYYGSSGYHAEDLAIIVLSNKIILSNVVMPVCVDWSKRYSVLNGAVGKVVGWGKTEKMVESSVLLEANIPYIDHQTCRNMYQNGFQNFVSVDKFCAGTISGQGVHQGDSGAGFTFEHSSLHFLTGIVSVKDATTNDSIAVFTDVSRHISWIHEMYTNYTYASDSFSRSVR, from the exons ATGTTCAGCTGTATAAATGAGGAGTGCATTGATGCGTCATCAATTTGCGATGGAGTCGCAGATTGTTCAGATAAGTCAGATGAAACCCAAAGTTTGTGTGCTCCATTGTTTAAAAC atGTCCGGGATCTGCGTTTCGTTGTAAATACGGTGCATGTGTAagtaaaaatgcaaaatgtaATGGTAGAAAAGATTGTGTCGATGGATCAGATGAACAATTACCTGAATGTAAAAAACTAGGCCTAAGTATTCCTTCTAGCCCTACAAGACCGCAACAAACTCAAGTAGCTAGTCAGGCTAAATGCTT acCTCGGGAAGAGTACCGCTGTACATCTGGCCAATGTATAGATGTAACATCTATCTGTGATGGAACTTCAGATTGCAATGACGGATCTGACGAAACATCGGAATTGTGTAAATCAAGGGT GTGTCCAACGAGTACATTCACGTGCAACTATGGTGCCTGTATAAGTAAACAAAGAAAATGCGACGGTTCGCAGCAATGTGCTGACGGTTCCGATGAAGCAGGCTGCGGTTCCAACGGAGACCGCAAACCTTCGTCATCAGTTAACCCGACATCACAATTCACGCAGAGACCGACTACCTACCAAACTAGTAGACCAACAACGCAAAGAACAACAACGCATGCCAATAATATGAA GTCATGCATGGTACCGTATATGGAGGGCACTGTGTATTCTTTATTCGAAACTGAATCAGATCAAAATCCTTCTTTATCACCTGGATCATTTGTTGATCCGAGCACAGCAGTTGAAGAGAGCTGCGAAGAAGGATATTATAAAACTACTTctaatagaattataatttgttcAGGAAATGGAAAATGGAAACCAAAGGCTGATAAATTATGTTTGA AAAAATGCCCATCTGTGTTTTCGGAAAGTTTAGATGTCGAATGTATTTTCAATGGTATAAAAGATGATTGTTCAAACCCATCAATACCGGGCACTGTATTAACACCAAAATGTAAAGTTACACACACTATACCAAATGGACAAATAGAGACACCAATTAAATTACGTTGTCAACAAGATGGAAAATGGAGTGACCGACTTTACACATGTATCccat ATTGTGGCAGACCATATACTCCTAACCAAGTATTGATTCTAGATGGCACTGAAGCTAAATATGGATCAGCACCTTGGAATGTTGGAGTATATAGAAAATCCACTAGAAATAGTTTTAACATGATATGTGGAGGATCACTGATTGCTACAAATTTAGTTGTATCTG CTGCACATTGTTTTTGGCAAGAAAAGTTGACgagtagaatattattaaacgatGGTACATATAAAGTTGGCGTTGGAAAGTATAATAGTGACATTACAATTAAGGACAACGAATTTACCCAGATTATCGAT GTGGGATTGATATACTTGAGAGAAGGTTATTATGGTTCATCCGGATATCATGCTGAAGATCTAGCTATTATTGTgttatcaaacaaaattatacttAGCAATGTAGTTATGCCTGTTTGTGTGGACTGGTCTAAAAGATATTCCGTTTTAAATGGAGCTGTtggaaaa gtcgTTGGCTGGggtaaaacagaaaaaatggTTGAAAGTTCTGTTTTATTAGAAGCTAATATACCATACATCGACCATCAGACTTGTCGAAATATGTACCAAAACGGATTTCAAAACTTCGTTTCTGTTGATAAATTTTGCGCCGGTACTATAAGTG gacAAGGAGTTCATCAAGGTGATAGTGGTGCCGGATTTACCTTTGAACATAgctcattacattttttaactggAATTGTGAGTGTAAAAGATGCAACCACAAATGATTCAATCGCAGTTTTTACAGACGTTAGTCGCCACATTTCCTGGATTCATGAAATGTATACCAATTATACTTATGCAAGTGACAGTTTTTCTAGATCTGTTAGATAG
- the LOC132944934 gene encoding modular serine protease-like isoform X2: MKAISSWLTLCLCFVLGTTGTGILCNPLIEKRQTESCSVNMFSCINEECIDASSICDGVADCSDKSDETQSLCAPLFKTCPGSAFRCKYGACVSKNAKCNGRKDCVDGSDEQLPECKKLGLSIPSSPTRPQQTQVASQAKCLPREEYRCTSGQCIDVTSICDGTSDCNDGSDETSELCKSRVCPTSTFTCNYGACISKQRKCDGSQQCADGSDEAGCGSNGDRKPSSSVNPTSQFTQRPTTYQTSRPTTQRTTTHANNMKSCMVPYMEGTVYSLFETESDQNPSLSPGSFVDPSTAVEESCEEGYYKTTSNRIIICSGNGKWKPKADKLCLKKCPSVFSESLDVECIFNGIKDDCSNPSIPGTVLTPKCKVTHTIPNGQIETPIKLRCQQDGKWSDRLYTCIPYGTEAKYGSAPWNVGVYRKSTRNSFNMICGGSLIATNLVVSAAHCFWQEKLTSRILLNDGTYKVGVGKYNSDITIKDNEFTQIIDVGLIYLREGYYGSSGYHAEDLAIIVLSNKIILSNVVMPVCVDWSKRYSVLNGAVGKVVGWGKTEKMVESSVLLEANIPYIDHQTCRNMYQNGFQNFVSVDKFCAGTISGQGVHQGDSGAGFTFEHSSLHFLTGIVSVKDATTNDSIAVFTDVSRHISWIHEMYTNYTYASDSFSRSVR, from the exons ATGAAGGCGATAAGTTCCTGGTtaacattatgtttatgtttcgTTTTGGGTACGACAG gaaCGGGAATATTGTGCAATCCATTAATCGAAAAACGTCAAACCGAATCATGTTCAGT AAACATGTTCAGCTGTATAAATGAGGAGTGCATTGATGCGTCATCAATTTGCGATGGAGTCGCAGATTGTTCAGATAAGTCAGATGAAACCCAAAGTTTGTGTGCTCCATTGTTTAAAAC atGTCCGGGATCTGCGTTTCGTTGTAAATACGGTGCATGTGTAagtaaaaatgcaaaatgtaATGGTAGAAAAGATTGTGTCGATGGATCAGATGAACAATTACCTGAATGTAAAAAACTAGGCCTAAGTATTCCTTCTAGCCCTACAAGACCGCAACAAACTCAAGTAGCTAGTCAGGCTAAATGCTT acCTCGGGAAGAGTACCGCTGTACATCTGGCCAATGTATAGATGTAACATCTATCTGTGATGGAACTTCAGATTGCAATGACGGATCTGACGAAACATCGGAATTGTGTAAATCAAGGGT GTGTCCAACGAGTACATTCACGTGCAACTATGGTGCCTGTATAAGTAAACAAAGAAAATGCGACGGTTCGCAGCAATGTGCTGACGGTTCCGATGAAGCAGGCTGCGGTTCCAACGGAGACCGCAAACCTTCGTCATCAGTTAACCCGACATCACAATTCACGCAGAGACCGACTACCTACCAAACTAGTAGACCAACAACGCAAAGAACAACAACGCATGCCAATAATATGAA GTCATGCATGGTACCGTATATGGAGGGCACTGTGTATTCTTTATTCGAAACTGAATCAGATCAAAATCCTTCTTTATCACCTGGATCATTTGTTGATCCGAGCACAGCAGTTGAAGAGAGCTGCGAAGAAGGATATTATAAAACTACTTctaatagaattataatttgttcAGGAAATGGAAAATGGAAACCAAAGGCTGATAAATTATGTTTGA AAAAATGCCCATCTGTGTTTTCGGAAAGTTTAGATGTCGAATGTATTTTCAATGGTATAAAAGATGATTGTTCAAACCCATCAATACCGGGCACTGTATTAACACCAAAATGTAAAGTTACACACACTATACCAAATGGACAAATAGAGACACCAATTAAATTACGTTGTCAACAAGATGGAAAATGGAGTGACCGACTTTACACATGTATCccat ATGGCACTGAAGCTAAATATGGATCAGCACCTTGGAATGTTGGAGTATATAGAAAATCCACTAGAAATAGTTTTAACATGATATGTGGAGGATCACTGATTGCTACAAATTTAGTTGTATCTG CTGCACATTGTTTTTGGCAAGAAAAGTTGACgagtagaatattattaaacgatGGTACATATAAAGTTGGCGTTGGAAAGTATAATAGTGACATTACAATTAAGGACAACGAATTTACCCAGATTATCGAT GTGGGATTGATATACTTGAGAGAAGGTTATTATGGTTCATCCGGATATCATGCTGAAGATCTAGCTATTATTGTgttatcaaacaaaattatacttAGCAATGTAGTTATGCCTGTTTGTGTGGACTGGTCTAAAAGATATTCCGTTTTAAATGGAGCTGTtggaaaa gtcgTTGGCTGGggtaaaacagaaaaaatggTTGAAAGTTCTGTTTTATTAGAAGCTAATATACCATACATCGACCATCAGACTTGTCGAAATATGTACCAAAACGGATTTCAAAACTTCGTTTCTGTTGATAAATTTTGCGCCGGTACTATAAGTG gacAAGGAGTTCATCAAGGTGATAGTGGTGCCGGATTTACCTTTGAACATAgctcattacattttttaactggAATTGTGAGTGTAAAAGATGCAACCACAAATGATTCAATCGCAGTTTTTACAGACGTTAGTCGCCACATTTCCTGGATTCATGAAATGTATACCAATTATACTTATGCAAGTGACAGTTTTTCTAGATCTGTTAGATAG
- the LOC132944934 gene encoding modular serine protease-like isoform X3, giving the protein MFMFRFGYDRNMFSCINEECIDASSICDGVADCSDKSDETQSLCAPLFKTCPGSAFRCKYGACVSKNAKCNGRKDCVDGSDEQLPECKKLGLSIPSSPTRPQQTQVASQAKCLPREEYRCTSGQCIDVTSICDGTSDCNDGSDETSELCKSRVCPTSTFTCNYGACISKQRKCDGSQQCADGSDEAGCGSNGDRKPSSSVNPTSQFTQRPTTYQTSRPTTQRTTTHANNMKSCMVPYMEGTVYSLFETESDQNPSLSPGSFVDPSTAVEESCEEGYYKTTSNRIIICSGNGKWKPKADKLCLKKCPSVFSESLDVECIFNGIKDDCSNPSIPGTVLTPKCKVTHTIPNGQIETPIKLRCQQDGKWSDRLYTCIPYCGRPYTPNQVLILDGTEAKYGSAPWNVGVYRKSTRNSFNMICGGSLIATNLVVSAAHCFWQEKLTSRILLNDGTYKVGVGKYNSDITIKDNEFTQIIDVGLIYLREGYYGSSGYHAEDLAIIVLSNKIILSNVVMPVCVDWSKRYSVLNGAVGKVVGWGKTEKMVESSVLLEANIPYIDHQTCRNMYQNGFQNFVSVDKFCAGTISGQGVHQGDSGAGFTFEHSSLHFLTGIVSVKDATTNDSIAVFTDVSRHISWIHEMYTNYTYASDSFSRSVR; this is encoded by the exons atgtttatgtttcgTTTTGGGTACGACAG AAACATGTTCAGCTGTATAAATGAGGAGTGCATTGATGCGTCATCAATTTGCGATGGAGTCGCAGATTGTTCAGATAAGTCAGATGAAACCCAAAGTTTGTGTGCTCCATTGTTTAAAAC atGTCCGGGATCTGCGTTTCGTTGTAAATACGGTGCATGTGTAagtaaaaatgcaaaatgtaATGGTAGAAAAGATTGTGTCGATGGATCAGATGAACAATTACCTGAATGTAAAAAACTAGGCCTAAGTATTCCTTCTAGCCCTACAAGACCGCAACAAACTCAAGTAGCTAGTCAGGCTAAATGCTT acCTCGGGAAGAGTACCGCTGTACATCTGGCCAATGTATAGATGTAACATCTATCTGTGATGGAACTTCAGATTGCAATGACGGATCTGACGAAACATCGGAATTGTGTAAATCAAGGGT GTGTCCAACGAGTACATTCACGTGCAACTATGGTGCCTGTATAAGTAAACAAAGAAAATGCGACGGTTCGCAGCAATGTGCTGACGGTTCCGATGAAGCAGGCTGCGGTTCCAACGGAGACCGCAAACCTTCGTCATCAGTTAACCCGACATCACAATTCACGCAGAGACCGACTACCTACCAAACTAGTAGACCAACAACGCAAAGAACAACAACGCATGCCAATAATATGAA GTCATGCATGGTACCGTATATGGAGGGCACTGTGTATTCTTTATTCGAAACTGAATCAGATCAAAATCCTTCTTTATCACCTGGATCATTTGTTGATCCGAGCACAGCAGTTGAAGAGAGCTGCGAAGAAGGATATTATAAAACTACTTctaatagaattataatttgttcAGGAAATGGAAAATGGAAACCAAAGGCTGATAAATTATGTTTGA AAAAATGCCCATCTGTGTTTTCGGAAAGTTTAGATGTCGAATGTATTTTCAATGGTATAAAAGATGATTGTTCAAACCCATCAATACCGGGCACTGTATTAACACCAAAATGTAAAGTTACACACACTATACCAAATGGACAAATAGAGACACCAATTAAATTACGTTGTCAACAAGATGGAAAATGGAGTGACCGACTTTACACATGTATCccat ATTGTGGCAGACCATATACTCCTAACCAAGTATTGATTCTAGATGGCACTGAAGCTAAATATGGATCAGCACCTTGGAATGTTGGAGTATATAGAAAATCCACTAGAAATAGTTTTAACATGATATGTGGAGGATCACTGATTGCTACAAATTTAGTTGTATCTG CTGCACATTGTTTTTGGCAAGAAAAGTTGACgagtagaatattattaaacgatGGTACATATAAAGTTGGCGTTGGAAAGTATAATAGTGACATTACAATTAAGGACAACGAATTTACCCAGATTATCGAT GTGGGATTGATATACTTGAGAGAAGGTTATTATGGTTCATCCGGATATCATGCTGAAGATCTAGCTATTATTGTgttatcaaacaaaattatacttAGCAATGTAGTTATGCCTGTTTGTGTGGACTGGTCTAAAAGATATTCCGTTTTAAATGGAGCTGTtggaaaa gtcgTTGGCTGGggtaaaacagaaaaaatggTTGAAAGTTCTGTTTTATTAGAAGCTAATATACCATACATCGACCATCAGACTTGTCGAAATATGTACCAAAACGGATTTCAAAACTTCGTTTCTGTTGATAAATTTTGCGCCGGTACTATAAGTG gacAAGGAGTTCATCAAGGTGATAGTGGTGCCGGATTTACCTTTGAACATAgctcattacattttttaactggAATTGTGAGTGTAAAAGATGCAACCACAAATGATTCAATCGCAGTTTTTACAGACGTTAGTCGCCACATTTCCTGGATTCATGAAATGTATACCAATTATACTTATGCAAGTGACAGTTTTTCTAGATCTGTTAGATAG
- the LOC132944934 gene encoding modular serine protease-like isoform X1, producing MKAISSWLTLCLCFVLGTTGTGILCNPLIEKRQTESCSVNMFSCINEECIDASSICDGVADCSDKSDETQSLCAPLFKTCPGSAFRCKYGACVSKNAKCNGRKDCVDGSDEQLPECKKLGLSIPSSPTRPQQTQVASQAKCLPREEYRCTSGQCIDVTSICDGTSDCNDGSDETSELCKSRVCPTSTFTCNYGACISKQRKCDGSQQCADGSDEAGCGSNGDRKPSSSVNPTSQFTQRPTTYQTSRPTTQRTTTHANNMKSCMVPYMEGTVYSLFETESDQNPSLSPGSFVDPSTAVEESCEEGYYKTTSNRIIICSGNGKWKPKADKLCLKKCPSVFSESLDVECIFNGIKDDCSNPSIPGTVLTPKCKVTHTIPNGQIETPIKLRCQQDGKWSDRLYTCIPYCGRPYTPNQVLILDGTEAKYGSAPWNVGVYRKSTRNSFNMICGGSLIATNLVVSAAHCFWQEKLTSRILLNDGTYKVGVGKYNSDITIKDNEFTQIIDVGLIYLREGYYGSSGYHAEDLAIIVLSNKIILSNVVMPVCVDWSKRYSVLNGAVGKVVGWGKTEKMVESSVLLEANIPYIDHQTCRNMYQNGFQNFVSVDKFCAGTISGQGVHQGDSGAGFTFEHSSLHFLTGIVSVKDATTNDSIAVFTDVSRHISWIHEMYTNYTYASDSFSRSVR from the exons ATGAAGGCGATAAGTTCCTGGTtaacattatgtttatgtttcgTTTTGGGTACGACAG gaaCGGGAATATTGTGCAATCCATTAATCGAAAAACGTCAAACCGAATCATGTTCAGT AAACATGTTCAGCTGTATAAATGAGGAGTGCATTGATGCGTCATCAATTTGCGATGGAGTCGCAGATTGTTCAGATAAGTCAGATGAAACCCAAAGTTTGTGTGCTCCATTGTTTAAAAC atGTCCGGGATCTGCGTTTCGTTGTAAATACGGTGCATGTGTAagtaaaaatgcaaaatgtaATGGTAGAAAAGATTGTGTCGATGGATCAGATGAACAATTACCTGAATGTAAAAAACTAGGCCTAAGTATTCCTTCTAGCCCTACAAGACCGCAACAAACTCAAGTAGCTAGTCAGGCTAAATGCTT acCTCGGGAAGAGTACCGCTGTACATCTGGCCAATGTATAGATGTAACATCTATCTGTGATGGAACTTCAGATTGCAATGACGGATCTGACGAAACATCGGAATTGTGTAAATCAAGGGT GTGTCCAACGAGTACATTCACGTGCAACTATGGTGCCTGTATAAGTAAACAAAGAAAATGCGACGGTTCGCAGCAATGTGCTGACGGTTCCGATGAAGCAGGCTGCGGTTCCAACGGAGACCGCAAACCTTCGTCATCAGTTAACCCGACATCACAATTCACGCAGAGACCGACTACCTACCAAACTAGTAGACCAACAACGCAAAGAACAACAACGCATGCCAATAATATGAA GTCATGCATGGTACCGTATATGGAGGGCACTGTGTATTCTTTATTCGAAACTGAATCAGATCAAAATCCTTCTTTATCACCTGGATCATTTGTTGATCCGAGCACAGCAGTTGAAGAGAGCTGCGAAGAAGGATATTATAAAACTACTTctaatagaattataatttgttcAGGAAATGGAAAATGGAAACCAAAGGCTGATAAATTATGTTTGA AAAAATGCCCATCTGTGTTTTCGGAAAGTTTAGATGTCGAATGTATTTTCAATGGTATAAAAGATGATTGTTCAAACCCATCAATACCGGGCACTGTATTAACACCAAAATGTAAAGTTACACACACTATACCAAATGGACAAATAGAGACACCAATTAAATTACGTTGTCAACAAGATGGAAAATGGAGTGACCGACTTTACACATGTATCccat ATTGTGGCAGACCATATACTCCTAACCAAGTATTGATTCTAGATGGCACTGAAGCTAAATATGGATCAGCACCTTGGAATGTTGGAGTATATAGAAAATCCACTAGAAATAGTTTTAACATGATATGTGGAGGATCACTGATTGCTACAAATTTAGTTGTATCTG CTGCACATTGTTTTTGGCAAGAAAAGTTGACgagtagaatattattaaacgatGGTACATATAAAGTTGGCGTTGGAAAGTATAATAGTGACATTACAATTAAGGACAACGAATTTACCCAGATTATCGAT GTGGGATTGATATACTTGAGAGAAGGTTATTATGGTTCATCCGGATATCATGCTGAAGATCTAGCTATTATTGTgttatcaaacaaaattatacttAGCAATGTAGTTATGCCTGTTTGTGTGGACTGGTCTAAAAGATATTCCGTTTTAAATGGAGCTGTtggaaaa gtcgTTGGCTGGggtaaaacagaaaaaatggTTGAAAGTTCTGTTTTATTAGAAGCTAATATACCATACATCGACCATCAGACTTGTCGAAATATGTACCAAAACGGATTTCAAAACTTCGTTTCTGTTGATAAATTTTGCGCCGGTACTATAAGTG gacAAGGAGTTCATCAAGGTGATAGTGGTGCCGGATTTACCTTTGAACATAgctcattacattttttaactggAATTGTGAGTGTAAAAGATGCAACCACAAATGATTCAATCGCAGTTTTTACAGACGTTAGTCGCCACATTTCCTGGATTCATGAAATGTATACCAATTATACTTATGCAAGTGACAGTTTTTCTAGATCTGTTAGATAG
- the LOC132944829 gene encoding signal transducer and activator of transcription 5B-like has protein sequence MEVNVKSSQETENNRIMQQMELISNHAERTNEIRMTIQSEIDSFNVLYSERAKYTQQLEYVKSQRISSTTVLPEIECELIRKKELHEGQLKAKSLTLKNSISVYINKLNELTNLISPVQAYIIDRSLVQWKRQQQFAGNGYKCMMDIDVIQTWCEKLCDLIWITRSQVKEADRFRVNLRQYFELPQSCEMINTLLNMTTQYLSSLVTSTFVIITQPPQVLKTNTRFLAEVRLLIGGKLNIHKTSPMVKVSIVNESQVNQIIGRNKPYGESCGELSNCIGKMEYHPVRRHFSTNLRSMQLKKIKRTEKKGTDSVTDEKFSILFSSTFFIGNELQFEVWNLSLPVVVIVHGNQDPHAWATVIWDNAFAKLGRIPFNVPDKVPWRSVAEAINMKFSAATGRGLSEDSLIFLAEKALRTQNVDFNHMVISWSQFCKEPLPQRSFTFWEWFYSVMKLIREHLKGPWMDGAIMGFIRKSDAENMLTRYATGTFLLRFSDSELGGLTVAWTASNDYEVFSLHPFSAKDLSIRNLADRLLDLTYLTKLYPDIDKDLAFGKYYTQSPNISTPVSNNGYVKPLLVTHVPGWSGPGANGQGMNSYPNTPQDNMFYENSLGNYSTKETSEYSEPENNMAAFGNYSLEMEFSSSLDDMSQTDGSFF, from the exons ATGGAAGTCAACGTAAAATCATCCCAAGAAACGGAAAACAATAGGATCATGCAACAGATGGAGTTGATCAGTAACCACGCTGAGCGCACGAATGAGATTCGCATGACAATTCAATCAGAAATTGATTCGTTCAATGTTTTGTACTCGGAACGTGCTAAATACACCC AACAATTGGAATACGTGAAAAGTCAAAGAATAAGCAGCACTACAGTATTACCTGAAATTGAATGTGAATTGATACGAAAAAAAGAATTGCACGAAGGACAATTAAAGGCTAAATCATTAACTCTTAAAAATTCTATTAGTGTTTACATTAACAAACTCAATGAATTAACAAACTTGATCAGTCCCGTGCAAGCTTATATTATTGACAGGTCATTAGTTCAGTGGAAACGTCAACAACAATTTGCTGGCAATGGATATAAATGCATGATGGACATAGACGTCATACAAACTTG gTGTGAGAAATTGTGTGATTTAATATGGATAACTCGTTCACAAGTTAAAGAAGCTGATCGATTCAGAGTTAATTTGagacaatattttgaattaccaCAATCGTGTGAAATGATTAATACATTGCTCAATATGACCACACAGTATCTTTCATCCTTGGTGACAAG tACTTTTGTTATAATTACGCAACCACCTCAAGTATTGAAAACTAATACAAGATTTTTAGCAGAAGTGCGTCTATTAATTGGTGGAAAACTCAATATTCACAAAACGTCACCCATg GTTAAAGTATCTATAGTTAATGAATCTCAAGTTAACCAAATAATTGGAAGAAACAAACCATATGGTGAATCTTGTGGCGAATTATCAAATTGCATTGGAAAAATGGAGTACCACCCAGTCCGTAGACATTTTTCTACCAACTTGcg aaGTAtgcaacttaaaaaaattaaacgtacAGAAAAAAAAGGAACAGATTCTGTTACGGatgaaaaattttcaattttattttcttcgACATTTTTTATTGGTAATGAACTTCAATTTGAG GTATGGAATTTGTCATTACCAGTAGTAGTTATTGTGCATGGAAATCAAGATCCTCATGCTTGGGCTACTGTAATATGGGATAATGCTTTTGCTAAACTTGGGCGAATTCCATTTAATGTTCCTGACAAAGTTCCATGGAGAAGTGTGGCAGAAGCTATAAACATGAAATTTTCTGCAGCTACAGGTCGTGGTCTTTCTGAAGATAGCTTAATATTTTTAGCTGAAAAGGCCTTAAG aacacAAAATGTGGATTTCAATCATATGGTTATATCATGGTCACAATTCTGTAAAGAACCGTTGCCACAGAGAAGTTTCACATTTTGGGAATGGTTTTATTcagttatgaaattaattagaGAACATCTAAAAGGGCCTTGGATGGATGG agCTATTATGGGTTTCATAAGAAAGTCTGATGCTGAAAATATGTTAACAAGATATGCAACTGGTACATTTTTACTAAGATTTTCAGATTCAGAATTAGGTGGCCTAACTGTTGCCTGGACTGCAT ccAATGACTATGAAGTTTTTAGCTTGCACCCTTTCTCAGCTAAAGATCTATCAATTCGAAACTTGGCAGATAGACTATTAGACTTGACATACCTCACCAAATTGTATCCTGATATTGATAAAGATCTAgcatttggaaaatattacaCACAATCACCAA ATATTAGCACACCTGTTTCAAATAATGGAtatgtaaaaccattattaGTTACACATGTTCCTGGATGGAGTGGACCTGGTGCCAATGGACAAGGAATGAATAGTTATCCTAACACACCACAGGACAACATGTTTTATGAAAACAGCCTGGGGAATTACAGCACTAAAGAAACATCAGAGTATAGTGAACCAGAGAATAA TATGGCTGCATTTGGCAATTATTCCTTAGAAATGGAGTTTTCTTCAAGCTTAGATGACATGTCGCAAACAGATGGAtcgtttttttaa